The genomic DNA GCGCAGCGCGGGCAGCCCCACCACCACGCCCACGGCGGCCGACAGCCCCGCCGCGCAGGCCAGCGACAGCGCGAACGGCCAGCCCATGCCCGTGAGCACCGCCTGGGTGTACGCCCCCACGCCGAGGAAGGCCGCATGTCCGAGCGAGAACAACCCCGTGAACCCGGCCAGCAGCATGAGCCCCAGGCCCACGATGGCGTAAATCAGCACGAAAGTGAGCTGCGCGAGCCAGTACTCAGGCGCCACCCAGGGTGCTGCGACCAGCCCTACGGCCAGCAGGCTGTACCAGAAGACATGCCCGCCATGTTTGGCGAGGCGCAGGTCTTGTTCGTAGCTGGTCTTGAAGATGAATCTCATGGGGTCACACCTTCTTGCGCAGCTTTTCGCCGAACAGTCCATTCGGTTTGACCATCAACATGATCAGCACCACGATGTACGCCGCCGTGTCCTTGAAGCCGTCGGGCAGATAGAAACCCGAGAGCGATTCGACGATCCCGATGACCAACCCTCCCACGATGGCGCCCGGCAGGCTGCCAAAGCCGCCCACTACGGCGGCGGGAAACGCCTTCAGCCCGATCAGCCCCATGTTGGCGTGCACGAAGGTGATGGGCGCCAGCAGCAGCCCCGCCACGGCGGCCACGGCGGCGGCCAGGCCCCAGGCCAGGCCGTTCAGACGCTGCACGGGGATGCCCATGTAGTACGCGGCCAGCTGGTTCTGCGACGAGGCCTGCATCGCGATGCCCAGCTTGCTGTAGCGGAACATCGCGAACAGCAGCACGCACAGTGCGGCCGTGGCGCCGATCACCACCAGCTGCTCGGCGTTGAGCACCAGCGCGCCCAGGCGGAACGACAGGTCCTTGTAGGGCACGGGCAGCGTGTGCGTGTCGGTGCCGATGTTGGGAATCATGGTGACCAGCCCGCGCAGCACGTAGCCGATGCCGATGGTGAGCATGACGATGGAGAACGCGGGCTGACCGAGGATGGGGCGGATCACCGCGCGTTCGAGCACCACGCCGAAAAGGCCCATGGCCAGGATGCTGGCGAGCACCGCCATCCAGAAGGGAAAGCCCAGCACCGTCATGAGCGCCAGGCCGCAGAACGCGCCCAGCATCATCAGCTCGCCCTGGGCGAAGCTCACGGTCTCCGTGGCCTTGTAGATGAGCACGAAGCCCAGCGCTATCAGGCCGTAGATGCACCCCTGGGAGATACCGCTGATCAACAGTTGCAAGAATTGCACCCTGGCGCTCCAGAATATTTTTACAAAGCGATTGCTTTGCATAAATAATGGTGCCTGTGCCGGACGCATCCCGCACTCGGGGCTAACCCTGATCGGTCCCGGCGCATATTGACGCAGTGCGCGGCGGGGCGCAATAAGGGTTGCGTCCGATAGGCGCACCCCGGGGCGCCCTCCGGCAGGGCCGGGGAAGGCGCGCAACACCCTCTGAGAGAACGCCATGTCCGTACAGATAGAGACCGAGGACCGTGTCACGCTGGTGACACTGCACCGCCCCGACGTGCGCAATGCCGTGGACGCGGCGACCGCGCGAGCGCTCCACGCCGCGTTCCTGGCGTTCGAGCAGGACGGCGCGGCCGACGTGGCGGTGTTCCATGGCGCTGGCGGGCATTTCTGCGCGGGCTGGGACCTGCAGTCGGGGGCGCGGCTGCAGGCGCAGGGCGTGGCGCCCGAGGCGCTGGCCGGATCGCTCGATTTCACGGCCGACACCCCGCTGCCGCTGGGGCCGATGGGCCCCAGCCGGTTGCACCTCACCAAGCCGGTGATCGCCGCAGTCAGCGGCGCGGCCGTGGCCGGTGGCATGGAACTGGCGCTGTGGTGCGACCTGCGCGTGATGGAAGAGGACGCGTACTTCGGTGTCTTTTGCCGCCGCTTCGGCGTGCCGCTGATCGACGGCGGAACCGTGCGCCTGCCCCGCCTGGTGGGCCTGTCGCACGCGCTGGACCTCATCCTCACCGGCCGCAAGGTCGGGTCGGCGGAGGCCTTGCGCATGGGGCTGTGCAACCGCGTGGTGCCCCCGGGGCAGGCGCTGCAGGCGTCGCTCGCGCTGGCGCGGGAGATCGCTGCATTCCCGCAGGCCACGCTGCGCGCCGACCGGGCCAGCGCGCTCGCGGCCGAAGGGCTGCCGCTGCAGGAGGCCCTGCTGCGCGAGTGGGCGGGGGGCCGGGCGTGCCTGGCCGACGCCCTGCGGGGAGCGGCGCGGTTCGCCGACGGGCAGGGACGCCATGGTGAGTTTTGAGTGAAAATGGCCGCCAGCGCTTATCGTGAAAGCGCAGTGTGCTATATAAAATATAGCAAATGACGTTCGTGGGCCCGAGCTGCCCGCGCGCACTCCCCCAGGAAACCCATGAGCAAATCCACCACACCGCCCCCGCAAGCCTTCGAGCCCGACTTCATTGCCGGGCTCAAGGCCATCTTTGAAGAGAAGATCGTGTTCAACCAGGTGCTGGGCCTCAAGATCACCTCCCTCAAGCCCGATGGCGTGGTGGGCCGCATCGACATGAAGCCGGACCTGGTGGGCCACTATGCGTACAACCGCATCCACGGCGGCGTGATCAGCGCGGGGCTGGACGCCATGGGCGGGCTGGCCGTGATGGCGGCCATCGGCGCCAAGCACATGGACGAGGCGCCCGAGCAGCGCCTGCACCGCTTTGCCAAGCTGGGCACCATCGACCTGCGCATCGACTACCTGCGCCCCGGCATCGGCAGCCACTTCGAGCTGCGCGCCAACGTGCTGCGGCTGGGCTCGCGCGTGGCCAGCACGCGCATGGAATTCCTCGGCCCGGACGGGGAGATCATGTCGGCGGGGGCCGCGGCGTACATCGTGTCGTAGCGCCCTGAGCGGCTAGGCCGCTGTGCGGCGCGGGCGGGGACGGCGCCTTCGCTGCGGGGCGGCTTCACCGCCAAGGCGCTGCGCGCGCACCCCTCTTCGGACACGGGGGCGAGGTCACGGCCGCTGCCGCGCCCCCATCGCGTGGATGTGTGATCCCGCAAGCCTTGCAAGCGCATGCTACGGACGAACCGTTTGGTTACCGTTCTTGCGTAACGAAGGCATCTTTCACAGGGCCCCAAACCTACGATGACTTCTTTTCAAGGAGATCTGATGGCCGTGCAAAACCCCTTCTTTGGCAAGCGTGAACCTGAGTCGTTCCAACCCCGCCATGGCACCACCACTTCATCATCCTCATCTGCCGCCTCCAGCCTGAGCGGCACGGCGGCCAGCAGCGCGGCCACGGCGCAGTCCGTGGCCGGCACCGCCGCCAACCGGTCTTCCAGCGACTCCTCGGGCAGCAAGCTCACGGTGGGCCCCAACATCAAGCTCAAGGGCGTGGAGATCACCGATTGCGACACGCTCGTGGTCGAAGGCACGGTCGAGGCCACCATGGATTCGCGCGTCATCCAGATCTCTGAAAACGGCGCCTTCCGCGGCTCGGCCGAGATCGACATCGCCGAAATCCATGGCGAGTTCAATGGCACGCTCACCGTGCGCCAGAAGCTCGTGATCTACAGCACCGGCAAGGTCAACGGCAAGATCCGCTACGGCAAGCTGGTGGTGGAAGAGGGCGGGCAGCTCGCGGGCGAGATCGAGGCGGGCTTTGCCAGCGGCGCGTCGTCGTCCGGCGCGCAGCGCACGGCGTCTGCACCGCTGCGGGCCGAGCCCACGGCGATGGCGGCCTGATCCGCATCGCGGCACACAGATAACCAGGGCATTCAGGCACCCGCGGCAGCTCGGCCTGGCTGGAGCCGTCACGGGTGCCTTGTGCCGTCCTGCGTGCCGGTGGCGGCGCGGCGCGGGTGCGGAGAAGGCGGCATGGAAATGGCTTTGTAAAATTTCCACGTCGTCTTGCACTCCGGGCGCGCTTTCTTCGCGCCATCGCCACCATGACACGAGTTCTATTTGCCACGTGCCTTGCCCTGGCTGCGCTCAACGCCTGGCCGCAGGCCGAGCCGTCCGAGCCCGTGCGGCGCGCCACGCGGCAGCCGGTGCAGCGCGATGCCGCGCCCGGCCCCGCGCAGGCACCCGCACCGGCCAGCGCCCTCACGCCCTTCGTGGATGCCCATGTGCACCTCAACAGCCTGCCGATGCAGCTGGAGCTCATGGCGCGCTGGGGGGCCAGCCACGCGGTGGTGTTCTGGGGCGGGCGCAGCAGCAATGAGTCCGTGGCCGAGGCCGGGCGCCAGCACCCCGGCGTGCTGATTCCGTTCGCCTCGATATCGCCCGAACGCACGGCGTACCGGCCGCACTGGGAGCACAACGGCGTCGAACTGCTCACACAGCTCGACGACATGCTGGCGACCGGCCTCTACAAGGGCATCGGCGAAATTTCGGTGGCGCACTTTCCCTCGGCCGGCTTCGCGGAGACGGACTTCGGCGTGGCCGGCCCGATGATGGCGGGCATCCTGGAGCTGGCCCGCAAGCACAAGGTGCCGGTGATGGTGCATGTCGAAAGCACGCGCATGGCGGAGCTTTCACAGCTCTTGCAGCGGTTCCCGGGTGTGCCCGTGATCTGGGCGCACGGGGGCTATACGCCGCTGTTCCTGGCGCGGCGCATGCTGGAGCGGCATCCCAACCTCTACTACGAACTGAGTGCGCGCACCTGGCCCCACCATCCCCGCTCGCCGGACTACACCATCCTGCGCGATGGCACGCGCGTCTGGCCCGAGTGGCTGGCGCTCATCGAGGAACAGCCCGGGCGCTTTCTGGTGGGAACGGATGCGAGCCACCGCTCGGCCGCGAGCGACGACATGAAGTACGCGAGCGTGCAGGGCTTCCTGGCCCAGCTGTCGCCTGGCGCGCGCCAGGAGGTGGCGCGGGGCACGCTGATGCGGCTGGTGGGGCTCGGGCAGCCCTAGGCCGCATGCCGGTCCGGGTCTCCCCGGAAAGCCTGCGCAAAGGCCGGGCCGTGCGGGGCCGTTTCTCCCCTACGACGGATTCGGCGCCAGCTTGGGCACGGGGCGCGGGCGTCCCTGCTCGTCGATGGCCACGTAGGTGAGCCGCGCCTCCGTCACCTTCACGTACCGGCCCTGCTCGGCAAAACGCTCGGCATACACCTCCACCTCCACGGTGACCGAGGTGTTGCCCACGCGCGTGATGGACGAGAAGAACGACAGGATGTCGCCCACGCGCACGGGCTGCTTGAAGATGAACTCGTTCACGGCCACGGTGGCCATGCGGCCCTGCATGTAGCGCGCGGGCAGCACCGAGCCGGCGAGGTCGACCTGTGCCATCACCCAGCCCCCGAAGATGTCGCCGTTGCCATTGGTGTCGGCGGGCATGGGGATCACCTTGAGCACCAGTTCCTTGTCGGAGGGCAATGCGGCGGGGGGCGGGCTGAAAACGGCAGACATGGGCACAATCTCGGTTGGGGCTGAGCCAATCCTTGGGGAACCAGGGGTTTCATCACAGGCTCGCGCCCTGCAAAAAACCACCTGGGCATCAGCCGGGTCGGTAAAAACAACAACTGGAATTGTCCCCCATGCGCCACCACGGCGAAACCGCCCCTTCCGCCACCGCCACCATTGCACCGCCTGCGCAGTCCGACTGGAGCACCCTGAACCGCCTGCTGCCCTACCTGTGGCAGTACAAGTGGCGCGTGATCGCCGCCATCGTGTTCATGGTGGGTGCCAAGGTGGCCAACGTGGGCGTGCCCCTTCTGCTCAAGACGCTGGTCGATGCGATGAGCTTCAAGCCCGGAGACCCGGCGGCGCTGCTGGTGGTGCCCGTGGGGCTGCTGGTGGCCTACGGCGCGCTGCGGCTGTCCACGTCGCTGTTCACCGAGCTGCGCGAACTGGTGTTCGCCAAGGCCACGCAGGGGGCGGCGCGCTCCATCGCGCTGCAGACCTTCGAGCACCTGCATGCCCTGAGCCTGCGCTTTCACCTGGAGCGGCAGACCGGCGGCATGACGCGCGACATCGAACGCGGCGTGCGCGGCATCGAGTCGCTGATCTCCTTCACGCTGTTCAACGTGGTGGCCACGCTGGTCGAGGTGGTGCTGGTGCTGTCCGTGCTGGCCGTGAAGTTCGACGCCTGGTTTGCCTGGATCACGCTGGCGGCGCTGGCGTTCTACATCGTCTTCACGGTGCTGGTGACCGAGTGGCGCACCCAGTTCCGGCGCGAGGCCAACGAGTTCGATTCGGCCGCGCACACCAAGGCCGTGGATTCGCTGCTCAACTACGAGACGGTCAAGTACTTCAACAACGAAGGCTTCGAGGCCCGCCGCTACGACGAAAGCCTGGAGCGCCTGCGCCGCGCGCGGCTCAAGAGCCAGACGACGCTGTCCCTGCTCAACACGGGGCAGCAGCTCATCATCGCCGCCGGGCTGGTGGCCATGCTCTGGCGCGCCACGCAGGGCGTGGTCGATGGCCGCATGACGCTGGGCGACCTCGTCATGGTCAATGCCTTCATGATCCAGCTGTACATCCCGCTCAACTTCCTGGGCGTGATCTACCGCGAGATCAAGCAGAGCCTGACCGACCTGGACAAGATGTTCACGCTGATGGACAAGGAGCGCGAGGTGGCCGACCGCCCCGGCGCATTGCCCCTGGCCGGGCTGGACCAGCCCGCCGTGCGCTTCGAGGACGTGCATTTCGCCTACGAGGTGCGCAAGGGCGGCGACCTTGGCAGTGGCCGCCCCATCCTGCAGGGCATCAGCTTCGAGATCCCCGCGGGCAAGACGGTGGCGGTGGTCGGGCCCTCGGGCTCGGGCAAGTCCACGCTGGCGCGGCTGCTGTTCCGCTTCTACGACATCCAGCAGGGCCGCATCACCATCGCCGGGCAGGAAATCCGCGCCGTGACGCAGGCCAGCGTGCGCCAGGCGATCGGCATCGTGCCGCAGGACACGGTGCTGTTCAACGACACGGTGGCCTACAACATCGCCTACGGCCGCCCCGGCGCCAGCCAGGCCGAGGTGGAAGCGGCCGCGCGCTCCGCCCGCATCCACGACTTCATCGCCAGCACCCCCAAGGGCTACGGCACCATGGTGGGCGAGCGCGGGCTCAAGCTCTCGGGCGGCGAGAAGCAGCGCGTGGCCATTGCGCGCACCCTGCTCAAGAACCCGCCCATCCTGATCTTTGACGAAGCCACCTCGGCGCTGGACTCGGCCAACGAGCGCGCGATCCAGGCCGAGCTGCAGAACGTCTCGCAGAACAAGACCACCCTGGTGATCGCCCACCGCCTCTCCACGGTGGTGGAAGCGCACGAGATCCTGGTCATGGACGCGGGACGCATCATCGAGCGCGGCACGCATGCCCAGCTGCTGGCCCTGGGTGGCCGCTACGCGGGCATGTGGTCCTTGCAACAGGAAAGCCCCCCCGAGTCGCCTGCGGCGCTTTCCCCCTGAGGGGCGGCACCCCCGCCATGGGGCGGCCCTTGCCGGGTGCCTCTCGCGCGGGCCGCGCCGGTTTTGTACGCTCTGCGCGCAAGGAGACGATGCACGCCGCACGGCTCTTGTTCTCGCAGTTTTTTTCCATTGACATTGCATTGACCCATGAAGCCTGTCCTGCTTGCCCTCATGTTCCTGTCCGAAGAGCACATCGCCCAGATGGCTCAGACCTTCGAGGTGGTCTACGCCCCCGACGCGCCCCAGGCCGCGGCTGCCATTGCGCAGCATGGCGGGCGCGTGCGCGTGGTGCTCACCATCGGTGCCGTGGGCCTGAGCCCCGCGCAGATCGACGCATTGCCCGCGCTCACCCTCATCTGCGTGCTGGGCGCAGGCTATGAGAACGTGGCCGTTGCGCACGCCAAGGCGCGCGGCATCGTGGTGGCCACGGGCGCGGGCACCAACGACGACTGCGTGGCCGACCACACCTGGGGCCTGCTGATCGCGGCGCAGCGCCGCATCCTGGCGCTGGACAAGGCCACGCGTGCGGGCATCTGGCGCACGGCGCTGCCGCTGCCGCCCAACGTGTCGCACAAGCGCCTGGGCATCATCGGGCTGGGCACCATCGGCAAGAAGATCGCGCAGCGCGCGCTGGGCTTCGAGATCGAGGTGGGCTACCACAACCGCAGCGTGCGCACCGATGTGCCCTACCGCTACTTCGCAGACGTGGCGGCGCTGGCCGGATGGGCGGACTTCCTCGTGGTCGCCACGCCGGGTGGTGCAGGTACCAGGCACCTCGTCAATGCCGCTGTGCTGGATGCCCTGGGCGCACGCGGCGTGGTGGTCAACATCGCGCGCGGCAGCGTGATCGACACGGCCGCCCTGGCCGCCGCGCTGCGCGAAGGCCGCATCGCGGCGGCGGGCCTCGATGTGTACGAAAGCGAGCCCGCGCCCCCGGCCGAGCTGCTGGACCTGGACAACGTGGTGCTCACGCCCCACGTGGCGGGCTGGTCGCCCGAGGCGGTGCAGGCCTCGGTGGACCGGTTCATGGAAAACGCCCGGCGCCACCTGGCGGGCGAGGCGCCCGCCACGGTGGTGTGACAGAAGGTTCAATAGTGATATCGGCTGCTGGCGCTTGCTGGACAAGCGCTGGCAGCTATTCCATCAGGAGCGACTCATGTCCGTCGATTTGAATGCGCTGCAGGCCCGGCTGCGTGTGTTTGCGGCCGAACGGCAGTGGCAGCCGTTCCACACCCCCAAGAACCTGGCCATGGCGCTGATGGTGGAGGCGGCCGAGCTGGCCGAGATCTTCCAGTGGATGACGCCCGAGCAGTCGCGGTCGGTGCGCGACGACCCGGCGTTCAAGGAGCCCATCGCCGATGAAGTGGCCGATGTGCTGCTGTACCTGCTGCAGCTGGCCGACCATGCGGGCGTGGACCTGGCCGAAGCGGTGGAGCACAAGCTGCGCAAGAACGCCGTCAAGCACCCCGCACCAGAAAACCTGAAGTGAACGAGGGCGCCTGCACCGGTGTTGCATGCCGGGTGCTCTCCATTTGGCGGTGACGGGACGCCCATGAAAAAGCCCCGCCAGGGCGGGGCTTTTTCATGCTGCACGCACCGGCTTACTTCCGTGCGCCGGTGATGGCATTGCTCACTTCTTGCGCGCGGCGATCGCCTTCTCGGCCGAGCCCACCAGGTCGGCGCCGATCTGGCCCTTCCACTTTTCGTACACGGGGCGCGTGGCCTTCACGAAGGCATCGCGCTCGGCGGTGGAGAGCTGCGTGACGGTCACGCCATTGGCGGCGATGTCCTTGAGCAGGGGCTTGTCGGCCTCGACCATGCCCTTGCGGGCAATGGCGATCTCCTCCTTGCCGGCATCGATGGCGGCCTGCTTGACGATCTCGCGGTCGGCGGGTGTCCAGGACGCCCAGATGTCCTTGTTGACCACGAAGATCAGCGGGTCGTTCACGTAGCCCCACATCGTCACGTGCTTTTGCGCCACGGTGTGCAGCTTGGCGGCCATGTACACGGCAATCGGGTTCTCCTGGCCGTCCACGGCGCCGCTGGCAAACGCGGGCTGTGCATCGGCCCAGCTCATCTGGGTGGGGTTGGCGCCCAGCGCGGTGAAGGTGTCCAGGAACAGGGGCGAGCCCACCACGCGGATCTTCAGGCCCTTCAGGTCCTCGGGGGTCTTGATCGCCTTCTTGGAATTGGAGATCTCGCGGTAGCCGTTCTCGCCCCAGGCCAGGGGCATCACGCCCGCCTTGTCCAGGGTCTGGAAGATCTGCTTGCCCACGTCGCCCTGCGTCACCGCGTCCACCGCCGCGTAGTCGGGGAACAGGAAGGGCAGCGAGAACAGGTTGAGCTGCTTGACCTGGGGCGACCAGTTGATGGTGGAGCCCACAGCCATGTCGATCACGCCCTGGCGCAGCGCGCTGAACTCGCGCGTCTGGTCGCCCTGGATCAGCGAGACGCCGGGGTACAGCTTGATGTTGATGCGGCCGCTGGTGCGCTCGCGGACCTTGTTGGCCCAGAGTTCGCCGCCCTTGCCCCAGGGGAAGGCGGTGCCCAGCACCAGCGACATGCGGTACTCGCTCTTGTAGGCCGTCTGGGCAATGGCGGCGGGGGCGGTGAAGGCGAGGGCGGCCGCAGTGGCGACGGCGGAAGTGAGGAAAGTGCGCAGTTTCATTGTTTCAGTCTCCTTGTAGAAATCAGGGGTCAATGTGTGAATCAATAACCGAGTTTGGCGGGCAGCCACAGGGCCAGTTGCGGGAAGGCGATCACGAGCACCATCACGAGGAACATGGCGAACAGCATCCAGCCCACCCAGCGCACGGTGGATTCCATGCGCACGCCGGCGATGCGGCACGAGACCATGAGGTTCACGGCCAGCGGCGGTGTGAACTGGCCCAGGGCCACCTTCAGGGTCAGGATCACGCCGAACCAGACAGGGTCCCATTTGTAGAACTGCATGATGGGCAGCAGCAGCGGCACGAAGATCAGGAAGATCGAGATGCCGTCGAGGAACATGCCCACGGTGATGAGCAGCACGATGAGCAGCGCCAGCACGCCGTACTCGCCCAGGCCGGAGTTCACGATGGCGTTGGCCACCGGGTCGATCACGCCCAGCGTGGACAGCGAATACGCAAAGATGCCCGCGAGCGACACCACGATGAGGATCACGGCCGACAGCTCGCCCGATTCGCGCAGGATGGGGAACAGGTCGCGCACCTTGATCGTGCGGTGGATCACCATGCCCACGAACAGGCCGTAGAACACGGCCACCACGGCGGCCTCGGTGGGGGTGAACCAGCCGGCGCGCATGCCGCCCAGGATCAGCACCGGCGCGGCCAGGCCCCAGGTGGCCTCGCGCAGGCTCTTCCAGAACGGGGGGCGGGGCATCGTGGCTTCCAGCGCGCCCATCTTGTGCTTGCGGGCCATCCACACGGCCGGCACGATCAGCGCGATGCCTGCCAGGATGCCGGGGATCATGCCGGCGGCGAACAGCGCCGGCACCGAGGCGCCGGGCACCAGCACCGAGTAGATGATGAACGCGACCGAGGGCGGGATCAGGATGTCCGTGGCCGCTGCCGCGCCCACCACGCTGGCCGAGAACGAGGGCGGGTAGCCCGCGCGCGACATGGCCGCGATCATCACGCCGCCCACGGCGGCGGCGTTGGCCGGGCCCGAACCCGAGATGCCCCCGAGGAACATGGCCACGGCGATCGCCACCAGCGGCAGCATGCCCGGGCCGCGTCCGACGATGGCCACGGCGAAGTTGACCAGGCGCAGCGCCACGCCCGAGCGGTCGAAGATGGAGCCGACCAGCACGAACATGGGGATGGCCAGCAGCGGGTACTTGCCCAGCCCGGCGTAGAAGTTCTGCGGCACGGCCAGCAGGCCGAACCACTGGCTGTCGGCATTGGCCAGCGCGATGGCGGCGGCGCCCGCCAGGCCCAGCGCGGCGCCGATCGGCACGCCCACGAACATCAGGCCCAGGAAGGCCACGAACAGGAGCGTGGCGATCATGGCCGGGCGTCCTCGGCAGATTCATCGGTGGCCCCGGGCGCCGCGCGCGTGCGCCGCACCAGCAGGCCGACGGCCCGCGCCGCGATCAGCGTGGACAGCACGGGCAGCCAGATTGAATACCACCACTGCGGCACGCCGATTCCGGGCGAGGTCTCGCCGAAGCGGTAGTCGTCCCACACCACGCGCACGCTCAGCACCGCGATCAGCCCGAACAGCAGGGCCACGGTGATGGCTCCCAGCTGCGCCAGGCGCCTGCTGCGCAGGGCCGAGCCACCTTCGGCGAAATACTCGATGCGGATGTGCTGGTCGCGCGCCACGGCGGCGGAGCCCGCCACCAGGGCCAGCACGATCATCAGGAACACGGAGATTTCCTCCGTCCAGGCGAAGGAGGAGTTGGTGAAATAGCGCACCAGCACATTGGCGAACGTGATGAGCGCGAGCGCCGCCATCACGAGGACGGTGAGCCAGTCTTCAAGGCGCAGCGAGCGGGGCTCGGCGTCGGGGCTGGCAGCGCCGGGCGATGCATCGGCCGCGGGCCCGGGGGGGGGAGAGGAGGACATGGGAGCAGGGGTGGAGGGGAACAAACATATGCGAATGCCGGCCGCCCTGCCCGGCGGTGTTGTGCACCGGGGGCTGGGGCGAATCCCGCCCCGAGCGCAAAAAAAGCGCGGTAAGCGCTGCTTTCTATTATGCGATGGTTGCTATGCATGCACACCATTGGTGCGCCTGGGGCGGGCTGTGAAAACCCTCATATCTTTACGAAGCACGTCCGCGGGCGCGCGCGGATAATGCGCCCATGGAAACCAAGTGGCTAGAGGATTTTGTCAGTCTTGCGGAAACGCGCAGCTTCAGCCGCTCCGCCCAGTTACGCCACGTGACGCAGCCCGCCTTCTCCCGGCGCATCCAGGCCCTGGAAGCCTGGGCGGGCACCGATCTGGTGGACCGGAGCTCCTACCCCACCCGCCTCACGCCCGCCGGCAAGACCCTGTACGACCAGGCGCTGGAAATGCTGCAGGCACTGCAGAACACGCGCGCCATGCTGCGCGCGCACACCAGCGCCGGCAAGGACATGATCGAGTTCGCGGTGCCGCACACGCTCGCGTTCACCTTCTTCCCCGCCTGGGTGTCCAGCCTGCACGACAAGTTCGGCCCGTTCAAGAGCCGCCTCATCGCCCTGAACGTGCACGACGCCGTGATGCGGCTGGTGGAGGGCGGCTGCGACCTGCTGATCGCCTACCACCACCCTTCGCAGCCGTTCCAGCTCGATGCCGACCGCTACGAGATGGTGAGCCTGGGGCAGGAGGTGCTCTCCCCTTACAGCAAGGCCGACGCGGAAGGCCAGCCGCTGCACCGCCTGCCGGGCCGCGCCGGGCAGCCGCTGCCCTACCTGGGTTACGCGCCCGGTGCCTACCTGGGGCGCGTGACGGAGCTGATCCTCAAGGAGTCCGGCACGCCCATCCATCTGGAGCGGGTGTACGAGACGGACATGGCCGAGGGCCTCAAGGCCATGGCGCTCGAGGGCCATGGCGTGGCCTTCCTGCCGCACAGCGCGGTGAAGAAGGAGCTGCGCTCGCGCCGCCTGGTCAGTGCGGCGCCGCCCGATACCGAAGGACTGCAGATGACCATGGACGTGCGCGCCTACCGCGAAAAGCCCGCGGGCAAGGAAGCCCCCAAGGGCACGGCGCAGGCCCTGTGGACTTACCTGCAATCCCAGGCAGGGTCATGCTAAGGGTAAATACGGATATAAACACTTTGCATAGTTGCGCGCGCAAACGGCATTGGAATTTCACGGTAACGACACGTACAGTCTGCGCCATCGACGGGTCGGTTACCGCAGCGCGCGCCCTCTGAAGGCCCCACGGTGGCACGAACATTGCAAATCCGATCCATCCACTCACCGAGACACCGTATGAACGTTCAGCATTGGGGAATTGCCTGGGGCCTTGCCGCCCTGTGCAGCGCTTTTGCGACTTCTGCGCAGGCCTCGGTGCTCGAGCGCATCGGCGCTGGCGGCAAGCTGGTGATCGCCCACCGGGAATCGTCGGTGCCTTTCTCGTACATCGACACCCAGTCCGGCAAGCCGGTGGGCTACGCGATGGATCTGTGCCTGCGCCTGGCCGAGGTGGTGCGCAAGAAGACCGGCAAGAAGGACATGGAGGTCGAGTTCGTGGCGGTCACGCCGGCCAACCGCATCGCGGTGATCGAGCAGGGCAAGGCCGACATGGAGTGCGGCTCCACCACCAACAACGCCGAGCGGCGCCAGAAAGTGGCCTTCACGATCCCCCACTTCATTACCGGCGCGCGGCTGCTGGTGAAGTCCGCCAGCCCCATCGACCGCGTGGAAGACCTCAACGGCAAGAAACTGGTGTCCACCAAGGGCACGACGCCGCTGAAGGCGGCCGACCAGGCCAACCGCGAACGCCTGATGGGCATCACCATCGTGGAGGCGCCCGACCATGCCAAGGCCGTCGAAATGGTGGAAAAGGGCGAGGCCGACGCCTTCGTGATGG from Acidovorax sp. A79 includes the following:
- a CDS encoding ABC transporter ATP-binding protein/permease; the protein is MRHHGETAPSATATIAPPAQSDWSTLNRLLPYLWQYKWRVIAAIVFMVGAKVANVGVPLLLKTLVDAMSFKPGDPAALLVVPVGLLVAYGALRLSTSLFTELRELVFAKATQGAARSIALQTFEHLHALSLRFHLERQTGGMTRDIERGVRGIESLISFTLFNVVATLVEVVLVLSVLAVKFDAWFAWITLAALAFYIVFTVLVTEWRTQFRREANEFDSAAHTKAVDSLLNYETVKYFNNEGFEARRYDESLERLRRARLKSQTTLSLLNTGQQLIIAAGLVAMLWRATQGVVDGRMTLGDLVMVNAFMIQLYIPLNFLGVIYREIKQSLTDLDKMFTLMDKEREVADRPGALPLAGLDQPAVRFEDVHFAYEVRKGGDLGSGRPILQGISFEIPAGKTVAVVGPSGSGKSTLARLLFRFYDIQQGRITIAGQEIRAVTQASVRQAIGIVPQDTVLFNDTVAYNIAYGRPGASQAEVEAAARSARIHDFIASTPKGYGTMVGERGLKLSGGEKQRVAIARTLLKNPPILIFDEATSALDSANERAIQAELQNVSQNKTTLVIAHRLSTVVEAHEILVMDAGRIIERGTHAQLLALGGRYAGMWSLQQESPPESPAALSP
- a CDS encoding 2-hydroxyacid dehydrogenase, yielding MKPVLLALMFLSEEHIAQMAQTFEVVYAPDAPQAAAAIAQHGGRVRVVLTIGAVGLSPAQIDALPALTLICVLGAGYENVAVAHAKARGIVVATGAGTNDDCVADHTWGLLIAAQRRILALDKATRAGIWRTALPLPPNVSHKRLGIIGLGTIGKKIAQRALGFEIEVGYHNRSVRTDVPYRYFADVAALAGWADFLVVATPGGAGTRHLVNAAVLDALGARGVVVNIARGSVIDTAALAAALREGRIAAAGLDVYESEPAPPAELLDLDNVVLTPHVAGWSPEAVQASVDRFMENARRHLAGEAPATVV
- a CDS encoding nucleotide pyrophosphohydrolase, with the protein product MSVDLNALQARLRVFAAERQWQPFHTPKNLAMALMVEAAELAEIFQWMTPEQSRSVRDDPAFKEPIADEVADVLLYLLQLADHAGVDLAEAVEHKLRKNAVKHPAPENLK
- a CDS encoding DctP family TRAP transporter solute-binding subunit, with the translated sequence MKLRTFLTSAVATAAALAFTAPAAIAQTAYKSEYRMSLVLGTAFPWGKGGELWANKVRERTSGRINIKLYPGVSLIQGDQTREFSALRQGVIDMAVGSTINWSPQVKQLNLFSLPFLFPDYAAVDAVTQGDVGKQIFQTLDKAGVMPLAWGENGYREISNSKKAIKTPEDLKGLKIRVVGSPLFLDTFTALGANPTQMSWADAQPAFASGAVDGQENPIAVYMAAKLHTVAQKHVTMWGYVNDPLIFVVNKDIWASWTPADREIVKQAAIDAGKEEIAIARKGMVEADKPLLKDIAANGVTVTQLSTAERDAFVKATRPVYEKWKGQIGADLVGSAEKAIAARKK
- a CDS encoding TRAP transporter large permease, which gives rise to MIATLLFVAFLGLMFVGVPIGAALGLAGAAAIALANADSQWFGLLAVPQNFYAGLGKYPLLAIPMFVLVGSIFDRSGVALRLVNFAVAIVGRGPGMLPLVAIAVAMFLGGISGSGPANAAAVGGVMIAAMSRAGYPPSFSASVVGAAAATDILIPPSVAFIIYSVLVPGASVPALFAAGMIPGILAGIALIVPAVWMARKHKMGALEATMPRPPFWKSLREATWGLAAPVLILGGMRAGWFTPTEAAVVAVFYGLFVGMVIHRTIKVRDLFPILRESGELSAVILIVVSLAGIFAYSLSTLGVIDPVANAIVNSGLGEYGVLALLIVLLITVGMFLDGISIFLIFVPLLLPIMQFYKWDPVWFGVILTLKVALGQFTPPLAVNLMVSCRIAGVRMESTVRWVGWMLFAMFLVMVLVIAFPQLALWLPAKLGY